One Nostoc sp. CENA543 genomic window, CTGTTTTTTTGTACTTATCCTGGTAGTTGCTTCTTCAGAGCCTCTAAACTAGCCCAACGGCTATCAACGGGTTTGTCTAAACTCTCGCCTGCCGAATTGAGAATCCCTGGACAGTTTAAATCACATAACTGACGCTGCGGCAATTCTAAGCACATCTGCTCATATAACCATTCACTGGGATGGAAATAACCGTTGGGTGATAGAGTTTCCACTAAATCTTCCATCGCCACTTCCCTTTCTAAAGGCAAGTTCTGCTCTTGATTTACGGCTTCATCTAACCAAATTACTTCTTGAGCATTCACCACTAAACGGTGATTATATTGCTGTAAGCAACGATTACAGGTACAAGTAACAATAGTTTCTGCCTGCGCTGAAACATCTAAATAATTACCATGATGCTGCACGCGGACGCGACCGCGAACTGGTGTTAACGTATCTAGCCCAGGTAGAAATTCTTTAACTTGAATTTCCTCTGTACGCTCCGGTGCTTTAGTTAGCTGCGGAATAAAAATTGCGTCCATAGGATTTGTGAAACATCATCACGAAAATTTATGTTGATCATCAGCAATCCTGCTGATAATCCATATATAGTTTAGCTCTTAACAAGAATATTCTGTACTGCTTCAACTGTTTAGGGTTCAAAGCCCACAGGACGAACAACTAAATGCCGATGGGGTTCTTTGCCACGACTAAAGGTTTCTATATCAGTTAATTCTTGAAACAAGGTGTGGACAAAGCGTCTTTCCGCAGAACTGAGGGATCTAATTTCCACTTCTTGACCTGTGGAACGGACTTGTACAGCTACGGCTTCCGCTATTGCTTGAATTTCAGCTTGTCTTTTCACTCGATAGCCATTCAATTCCACAGTGTAAGAGGCTTGTCCGGCTTCTGATTGGTTGATGTTCAGCGTGGAATTAGCCAGATATTGAATTGCATCCAACACTGAACCGTCAGCACCAATCAGAACGCCTATTTGCTCTGGGGTAAGGTTGGTTTCGTCAATTGTCAACCAGTAGCTATCTATGGCTGGGGAATCTTCTTCTAGAGAATGAGGCGTTTCTACACTACCTCTAATCTCTGTTGATATCCCCGTGAGTTCCAGCAGTGATTTTAACCACTGCTGACCTCGCTGCATGGGAATATTGCTCATCTATTAACCTGTGGTCTTTTTCTTGGAACTTTTTGGCTCAAAAGGTAAGGTCTTTTGTGCCGCCACCGCTTGTTTTTCTTGGGTGTCTACGATTTTTTGTAGTTCCTCTGGTAAGGGTTCACGAGAGAGGATGTAAGTTTGCAGGGTTTGGAAGATATTTCCAATCACCATGTACATCAAAACCCCAGCCGGCAAGGGGAAGAACAAGAACATCCCAGAGAAGATTACAGGGGTGACTTTGTTAACTGTATCCTGTTGGGGATTGCCACCACTAGAGTTCTGCCCAGAAAGCATTTGGCTGACGTAGAGGCTAATACCAAAGAAAATAATCATCGCCACAATATCCCAGTGGACTGTTCCGTCTGGGTCAATTGCTCCGACTCTACCCAAGGCATCAATGAACAGGAAGCCTTTATCTGCGGCTAAACCAGGAATTGTCCCTTGAATGGTGACATCGCCTGGCTGTAGAGCTTCTATGTTGCCCTCTGCATCGATTTTGATTCTGTCTTCCCCTTTGGTAATTTTCCATTCGGGGATTAACTTGGTGTCTGGGTGTTCTGCCAGCAGTGCTGGGAATGGCTTACCTTCAAGGGTTTGGTATTGAATCTTGGTGTTTTCCCCTACTGTTAACTTGTTACCACTAGGGAGAATCGCTGTAACTTTGACGTGTTCTCCATCAGCCACATAAATGTTCTGAGGAGGAGTCACAAAGGCTTGGGGTTGAATTCGTTCGATTTGTTCGGCGGGGAGGATTTGCAGGTTAACAGAATAGTTAACTCCCGCAAATGGTGAACCCCTCAAAGTAGCAAATAGTGCTAACAGGACTGGCATTTGCAGTAAGAGTGGCAAACATCCTGCTAAGGGGTTGCCAAATTCCTTCTGCACGTTCATCATTTCTTCCTGCTGCTTTTGCGGGTCGTCCTTGTAACGTTCTTTAACTTCCGCCATCCGCTTTTGCATCAGAGGTTGTACAATTCGCATCCGCCGCATACTGCGAATTGAACCAGCACTCAGGGGGTAGAGCGCGAAGCGGATTATCAATGTCAAGGCAACGATCGCCAATCCATAGCTAGGCACAATACTATAGAACAAGTCTATGATTGGCAGCATGACGTTGTTTGAGAGAAACCCGATACCAAAATCCATTATTCTGAATTCAACCTGAGTTACTGTAAATTGATCTGAATCTAATTTATCTAAAAAAGGGAGAGTAGGGAGTAGGTAGTTGTGAGTGCTGAGTGCTGAGTGCTGAGTGTTGAGTGAAATTTCTCACTCTGCACTTGATCCTCTTGACTCAACACTAATTTTTCCCTGTTCTCTACTGGGGTGTGTATTGAGGATTTTTGGCAGCAATTCTTTCGTTGATGTAGTCGTAAACTTCACGAAAATTAGGGATTGCCCGCATTTCTAAACGGCTACCATTTCTTAAGGTGACTACCATGTCTCCCCAAATACCGACTCCACGGGGAACTTTGACAATTTTGACAATTTCTGAGTAAATTACGTCAGAGCGATCGCGTCCCATCCAGCCACCCATAACAGATATTCTGCGATCGGTGATGCGGTAACGTAACCACAAGGCTCTCACTATTGCACCAACTGTAAGTGGTATACCAACCACAGTAAAGCCAATCAGGATATTTAAAATTAAATCCCCAATGTGGGGGCCGCCTTCATAATAAACTTCTTCACGAATGCCCATTTAATACCTCGGCTTTTGCCAACAACTGCTCTAATTCTTGCAGAAATTGTTGGCTTCCGCACTCATCTCCTGCTGCTGTTGGTTTGACAATTAACACCAATCTCCATCCTGGTGCTATTTTCGGCAACAGTTGTTGCAATGCTGCCGTAATTTGACGCTTGATGCGGTTACGCACCACTGCTTTTTTACTCACTTTTGTGCTAACTGAAATGCCTATTTTCGTACTGGTGAGATGGTGGCATTCAGTCCCTATAGAGTTTTTAGGGGCAGTAGCCAAAGAAGACTCTTTGGCAGATGACGGTTTCAAAGCTCTCAAAGTTAAATGAGAACTGTATCGCCGCATTCCTTCTCGGAAAACTGCCTGAAAATCTTGACGGGATTTTAATCGATGTGCTTTCGGCAAGGCCACAGCTTAAAATGCCCTAAACGGTCAAACGATGCCGTCCTCTTCTTCTTCTAGCTCTGATGACGTTTCTACCATCAGGGGTTCGCATTCTGGCACGAAAGCCGGAAGTTCTTTTTCTCTTGCGGTTAGTTCCGCCCAGAGTTCTTTGCATACTATTCTCCTCGTAGGTGATTTTTATAAAAAGTCACAATCTAAAAATATATCATAGTCATTAGTCATTAGTCATTAGTCATTAGTCAATAGTTTAGAGATGGCTTATGGTACTTTTGTACGAGTGAGTTTAAACAAGCTATCTGTTTTTCAACGTGAGTATCTACCAAAACTCGCCCCTACTCACTGTTGACTATTGATTGTTGACTATTGATTGTTGACTATTGATTGTTGACTATTGACTATTGACTATTGACTATTGACTAATGACTATTGACTAATTAACTAATTGTCAAAATCCAAGAACCGATGTAGCGCAGTAATGGTAAATCTCCTGGAGAGAGAATTTGACAGTTGAAATAATATGTACCGCCAGAGGATGGATTGCGAACGTTGGAAAATACTAACTCGACTCTGCTACCTGCTGGTACGGGTTCTTCGGGGAAAATTTCAATTAAACCGCTTTCTTTATTCCATTTGACTTCCGAAAGGGGGACTTTCTTTCCTCTAACTCTGACTTCAATTTTTTTAGTATCAAAACTACCTTTGTAGTAGTTAGGATAAGTCACAGCAAATTGCGCTGCTGCTAGTTTCATGTTTTGGGCGGGAATTCTCAGTATGTATCTATCTATGCTACTTGTCTGTCCGCCAAAGTCTAAACGGAAGGGTAGCTGGTTTTCCCGCTTAACGCCGCTAAACAGTACAAATCCTTGACCTTGTGCCAATACCATAGTCGGTAAGCCAGTAAGTACACAGCCAGTCAAGGCTAAAACGGAAAGTAAACGGCGCATAATTCTAACTCCTCCACCAGAGAATGATGTGTAATTGGGGTTTTCGTAACTAAACTTTACTATTGCTTTGCTCAAAAAAGACGTAACTTAGTAAGGAAAGTGCCTTTTACGTGCAGAGGACTAGAGATAAGACAGGGAAGAAGGCAAAAGATGTTTCTGATATTGCAGCTTTGTAACTCAATCTAGTCAGTAAATTTATCTATTCTATGGGTATTGTAACATCCATTCATAATTGGTCATTTAGCACCAAATCTCATTGTTAAGTACGAATATTCTGCTTTTATCTCTATATTTCTGGACTCTAAGTTTTAAATCCATACAAATACTGTAGAGATTTTGATTGTGTTGCTAAATATGTATAAGTGTATCTTAATTTAGGTTTTTTGTTATAAAAATTGAGCGATGTAATTAGCGATCGCCTGTTAAGTTGGGATAAGTTGATCAAAATAGACTCACAGATTAATCAATAATCATTGAAAACTATTGCCAAAATACCGAAATCAATAATTAAAGTTTTGTTGCAGATTGCGAGATGTCATCAAAACGAGAATTTTCCATTTCAGATCCCTAAAAAAAACTAAAGACATCGAGATAAAATTGCAGATTAAAACTAAGATTTGCACTAAGTAAAGCAATTGGTATCTATCAGTAAAGGTTAAGATTTGTCAGCATTAAAGTTGAACTTAATCTGGCATAAAGGTAGGAAATAAAGGGAAGTTAAGGTTTTAATTCTAACAAAAAAGCCACAACTTATAGTTGAAGGCAGTAGTTATGATTTAAATCCATAGTTAATTGCAACAGTTGCAGATTGTGCAGAGATTAGGTATTTATCTCCAGGAGATTTCATGAAAATAGCAGTTGCTAAAGAAATAGAAGTTTGTGAACGGCGTGTAGCATTAAATCCTGATACCGTTGGGCGATTAGTTAAGCAAGGTTTGGAAGTTTGGGTGGAAGCAGGCGCAGGAGAAAGATCATTTTTCAGTGATGCAGCCTATGCAGCCGCAGGAGCTAAAATTATTGAGCATCCTGAACAATTATGGGGCGAAGCCGATATTTTATTGAAAGTTAGTCCTCCTCAAACACGAGAAGACGGGCGTGCAGAAGTTGACTTTATGCACGAAGGGGCGGTGTTAATTAGCTTTCTGAATCCTTTAGGAAACCCAGTCGTAGCGCAGCAGTTAGCTAATCGGCGGGTAACGGCTTTGAGTATGGAGTTAATTCCACGCACCACTAGGGCGCAAAGTATGGATGCTTTATCTTCTCAAGCTTCCTTGGCGGGTTATAAATCAGTGTTAATTGCTGCCGCCGCCTTACCGAAATATTTTCCGATGCTGACAACAGCCGCAGGCACAATTGCCCCAGCCAAAGTATTTATTATGGGGGCTGGTGTGGCAGGATTACAAGCGATCGCCACTGCTAGACGTTTGGGTGCAGTGGTAGAAGCCTTTGATATTCGTCCGGCTGTCAAAGAGGAAGTGCAAAGTTTAGGCGCGAAATTCGTAGAAGTGCAGCTAGAAGAAGAAACAACCGCCGCCGGTGGTTACGCCAAGGAAATCTCAGAAGCTAGCAGACAACGTACCCAAGAAGTTGTCACCGAACATATCAAAAATGCGGATGTAGTAATTACTACTGCCCAAGTACCAGGGAAAAAAGCACCACTGCTAGTGACTGCGGAAATGGTAGCACAGATGAAACCTGGTTCTGTGATTGTCGATTTAGCCGCCGAACAAGGTGGAAACTGTGCTTGTACTGATCCTGGTAGAGATATTGTCTGGAATGGTGTCACTATTATCGGGCCGATTAATCTCCCTTCATCCATGCCAGTCCACGCCAGCCAACTCTATGCCAAGAACTTGACATCTTTGTTGCAACTCTTGATTAAAGACAAAGCATTAAATGTAGATTTTGCTGACGACATCATTGATGCAGCCTGCATCACCCACGCTGGAGAAATTCGCAATCAACGCGTTAAAGATGCGCTACAAGATGCAGTGTTGAGGTAACGGGAATAGGGCATGGGGCATGGGGCATTGGGCATTGGATGAACATCTCACCCCTAAACCCTTACACCTTTATACCCTTACACCCCTAAAAAATAAGGAGATTGCAATGACAGAGGCATTAATTGCGGCTTTGTTTGTATTTGTATTGTCATCTTTCATCGGTTTTGAAGTCATCAATAAAATCCCACCAACGTTACATACTCCCCTGATGTCAGGCTCAAATGCCATTTCGGGGATTGCTGTGATTGGGGCGATAGTCGCAGCCGGAGAAAGAAGCACCAATCTATCTGTAATTCTCGGTTTAATTGCGGTGATATTAGCGACAGTCAACGTCGTTGGTGGCTTTCTGGTGACTGACAGAATGTTGCAAATGTTCAAGAAAAAGGAGGTTAAAGCGTGAGCGACTTTTTACCAACTGGGATTCAGCTGACGTACTTAGTCGCTGCGTCTTTATTTATTCTGGGGTTGAAAAAACTCGGTTCTCCTGCCACTGCACGCAATGGTAATGTGATTGCGGCGGTGGGAATGCTGCTGGCGATTGTCGCTACAATGCTCGACCAGCACGTATTGAACTATGAGATGATTTTGTTAGGCTTGGCGATTGGTTCGGCAATTGGTGCGATCGCAGCTTACAAAGTCCAAATGACAGAAATGCCCCAAATGGTGGGTTTACTCAATGGTTTAGGCGGTGCAGCTTCCGCATTAGTTGCGGTGGCTGAATTTTGGCGATTTTTGGATACTGGCGCGCCTGTACCTTTAGATGTCAACATTTCCATGTTATTGGATGTGTTAATTGGTGGTGTCACCTTTACAGGTAGTTTTCTCGCCTTCGCTAAACTGCAAGGATTAATTAGTGGTTCGCCAATTACATTTCCCCTACAACAACCATTTAACCTGTTGTTATTGGGTGCTTATGTCGCGGGTAGTGCCTACCTCATCATCACACCAGATAATTTACCTGTATTCTTAGCAGTTGTTACCGTCTCTCTAATTTTAGGTGTGATGTTCGTCATCCCCATTGGCGGTGGCGATATGCCCGTTGTAATCTCCCTGTTAAACTCCTTATCAGGTATTGCGGCGGCGGCTGCTGGTTTTGTGGTGATGAATAATATGTTAATCATCGCCGGTGCGTTAGTAGGGGCTTCTGGTATCATCCTCACGGAAATCATGTGTAAAGCCATGAACCGTTCCCTCTTCAGCGTACTGTTTAGCGCGTTTGGTTCGGGAGGTTCTAGTGCGGCTGGTGGTGCGGCGGCTGGTACAACAGATCACACCGTCCACAGTATTGATCCCGAAGAAGGGGCAATGATGTTGGGTTATGCTCGTTCTGTGGTGATTGTTCCTGGCTATGGGATGGCTGTAGCCCAAGCACAACACAGTGTGAGAGAATTGGCAGACCAATTAGAGCGTATGGGTGTTGATGTTAAGTATGCCATTCACCCTGTCGCGGGCAGAATGCCGGGACACATGAATGTTTTGTTAGCTGAGGCGAATGTGGCGTACACCCAGTTGTATGACATGGAAGATATTAACCCTCAGTTTGAACAAGCAGATGTCGCTTTAGTCATTGGCGCAAATGATGTAGTCAATCCGGCGGCGCGTAGTGATGTTAATAGCCCTATTTACGGTATGCCGATTTTAGAGGTAGATAAGGCAAAACACACCATTGTAATTAAGCGCGGGATGAGTGCAGGTTTTGCTGGTGTAGATAATGAGTTGTTCTACAAAGATAAAACCACAATGCTGTTTGGTAGTGCAAAAGATATGGTGTCTAAGTTGGTTGCGGAAGTGAAGCAACTTTAGATAGCTAAGAATAATAATTGATAGCTTTGCTTGCCTTGGGGGTGTGATACCTCTGAGGCAGTTTTTTTATAGATAGTTAAAAAACTCCTGTGGTACTAATGTGAGTTCACCAGATTTAAACCGAGAGATATCTATCCATAATGCTGTATGTTGATGATTTTCGCCTTCAGAAAATACTAGACTTTCTAGTTGATAAAATCGAGAATCGGCAAAATCACACTGATATAATTGAATAATTTCATGTCCTGGCTGACCGTCGTATGTAAATATATTTTCTATACAACCTAAGTAGTGAATATTAGTTAAATCAGCTTGAATTTCTTCTTGAAATTCTCGTTTTAATGCTTCTAAGCTAGTTTCGCCAAAGTCAACACCACCGCCAAGGGCTCGGTAAAATGTAGATTGTTTTACAGGGTCATAACCTTCAGAGACAAAAATTCTCTCATCATCTCGAATTAGCCCCAAGGCTATAACCCTAATATCACGTTTCTTGCCCATTTTTGTAGTTAATTATCGTAAATAGAGTAAGCACGACTTTCACTATCTTCGACAGGCCAATCTTCATTTTCTCCGCCGATATATAGGGATTCCAGAGTGACGTATTCTTCACTAAGTTGAGTTAGTGCATTAATCAGAATATCTAAAGCGATCGCATCACTCGTTCCCAAGTCAAACCAACAACGTCCCCACTGTCCTTCATACTCAAATTCGCCCATATTGTGCATGAGAGCTAATAAGCTTTTGTCATAACCTTGGGAATCATAATCCATATAGCTGATATCTAATCCAGTTTCTTGAACTTGCAGATTTTCAGCATTAAATGCGCCTAATTTTCCCAAGTAAAACCAGGAGTTAAATACTTCTTCTATATACTGTTTTTCTCGTTCAGAAGGAACAGTGGTAAATTTCAACCAAATCCAAACATCAAAGGGGTTAAATTCACGAAATTGGATGTGCATATTAGTCAATAGTCAATAGTCAATAGTCAATAGTCAATAGTTTTTTCCCCTGCTCCCCTGCTTCCTCTGCTACCTTCAAATACTTTTTAAACTGTTAACTGCGCCGTCGCGTTCGCGTTCTATTTGTCTAACTAAATCTTTGGGGAGTTGGGATTTCTTGGCTAAGGCTTTGTCGAAGTTAGAAATCGCTTCTTGAATTAGTTGCTGGTTTTTGCCTTGTCTTCCTTGTTCTCTGAGAATTTGAGCTTTTAGATAATACAACTCTGGGTTGTCTGCTGCAACTTTTAGGGCGCGGTTGGCGTAATTTAAGGCTTGGGGGTACTGCTTTAAGTCACGGTAAGCGATCGCAATTCCGCGATTTGTTAAATATTCGGGTGCGGCGTTCTTTTCTAAACGTTCAATTGCGTCATCTGGATCTGCAAAGGGTAAACTTACAGATAGCATCAAATCCATGTAACCCTTGATTAAATTCAGTTCTGGGTCTTGGGACGAAATCGCCTCTGCTTGATTGAGGTATTGATACACTTGTCTAAGGCGGCTTAAGGCTTTGGGTGCGCCTTTGATTGTCCCTTCACGCGTCAAAATCACGCCACCTTCTAAAAAATGACCGACAGCTATGTAAATATTCCCCCTTAATTCGTTAGTAGCCAGCAATTTGCTTCCTGCTTCTAGGGTTTTCTTACTGTAATTATCTAGTCCTATTAAATCTCCATTCATGTAAGCTAGAGATGCCTTCATGGCATAGACTAAAGGCTCATCTGACTCGCTCGATGCTGCTTGTTTAAGATAACGCTCGGCGGTTGGGTAATCACCATTGAAGAATACTGCTTTAAAAGCAGCCTCCGTGTTTTTGCCAATGTTATGGGGTTGATTAGCGCGGAAGGGATCGCCGGCTAAACTAGGATTTACCCCCAGATTGAGGGCGATCGCTACGCCTAAAGTCGCCTGCATTAGTCTAGTAAAGAGGGAAAATCTCAGCATTGGGGGAAAAAAGAAAATTTTAGTCATTATCAGCCTCAGAAAAATTGCGGTTTAAATAGTTCGATATGTTACTTAGAATATTGAAAATATGTAACTAAAAATCGCATCTTTGATATGGCTAAAACACTCTCTCCAAAAAGACTGTCATAATTTTTTCAAGTTCCCATATTGGTTGTAGCTATTACTTATGAATAAAATTGCCACAATAGGAAACAAGCGGATTTTAACTGTTAAATTTGAATTTATTTATAATACTTGGATTTATCCATAATTTACTCCCAATCCCCACTTCCCAATCCCCACTCCCCAAGCAACGCCAAATTTTTGGTAATCTTAACAAATGCTCTATCTCAGAAATTTAACTTATCATCCCACAGCTTGCCCTACAGCAATTCTGAAATCCATTAATTTGGAGTTACCCACCCAAAAGCTAGGATTGATTATTGGCCCTAGCGGTTCTGGTAAAAGTACCCTACTAGAGATTTTGTCTGGACTAGCTGAACCCACATCAGGCGCAGTTTTTTGGCGAGAACAAGAACTCATTTCCGAACAGCTACAACAGTTAGCTGGCCTAGTTTTTCAGTTTCCAGAACGCCATTTTTGTGGCGGGACAATTTTGGAAGAATTGCGTTTAGGACATCCCGAATTAGGGACTGAACGAGTGAGACACGCCCTAAGCGAAGTAGGATTAGAGCATTTATCCCTATCCGCCGCACCTCACGCCTTAAGTGGAGGACAGCAACGCCGTTTAGCCTTAGCCGTACAATTAATTCGCCAACCCAATTTATTATTATTGGATGAACCCACAGCAGGCTTAGATTGGTCAATGCGTCGCCAACTAGTAAGTTTATTAGCAAAACTCAAACAAGACTGGACATTGTTAGTAGTAACACACGACGCAGGTGATATGCTGGCGATCGCAGATTATTGCTGGACACTCAATCACGGTGAATTAGAATCCGTAGATCCGGCTGTATTGGAGGCTAAAGTAAAAGAACCTCAAGCCGCAGTGTAAGTTGGGGAATGGGGACTGGGGACTGGGTGGACAAGGTGGACAAGGTAGACAAGGTAGATTTTACCTCAATGCCCAATGCCCCAGGACTAATGACTAATGACTAATGACTAATGACTAATGACTAACTCATTGCCAACAATGGCAGAAATTTGGCAGCAAACTCTCAATTGGCAACCTACTGATGAACAGCAAGCGCGTTTTCAGCAGTTATATGAATTAATCCTTGAAGGGAATCGTCAGTTAAATTTAACTCGCATTACTGAACCGCAAGAGTTTTGGGAAAAGCATCTTTGGGATTCTTTGCGGGGAATTGCACCACAGCAAAAATTTATTTCGTCTCTGGAAACAAGTGCATCTGTCATTGATATTGGTACAGGTGCAGGTTTTCCTGGTGTGCCTATAGCAATTGTTACACCTAATTCTCAAATTACACTTTTAGATTCCACCCGCAAAAAGATTACTTTTATTGATAAAATCCTGAGTGAATTAGGAATTAATCATGCTCAAACTATTGTGAGTAGAGCCGAAGAAATTGGTCAGCAACCACAGCACCGAGAAAAGTATGATATAGCCTTAATTCGTGCTGTTGGTAATGCTTCAGTTTGCGCTGAATATACTTTGCCTTTACTCAAACAAAACGGTTTAGCAGTAATTTATCGCGGTACTTGGACAGATGAAGAAACCACAGCTTTGCAAGATGCGGTTAAGCAATTAGGTGGTGAGATTGAGTCAATAGAACAGTTTTTTACACCTCTAAGTAATAGCATTCGTCACTGTTTATATTTACGAAAAATAACAATCACACCTGCTAAGTTTCCCCGTGCTGTTGGTGTACCAACTCAAAAACCATTATGATTTGAGTTTGCTGAAGTTAAGATTATGCTGATCAAAGAAAAGCATTAGACCAGTGCAGAATAATTCCATATTTGCACAAGTATTTTTTCTTGCTTACGCCGACGCTCAAACATATCGAGAATTGAATATGTACAGAAGGTAGTCAAATCACGAGATAAGTCTAATTGGATAGTTGCTGGTCTTCCAGGTAATTCCAATAAAACTTTAGATTCTCCAGTAGCTATATCAAGAGACTTTACCTTACCTTCTAGTCCACAAGAAAGTAAAATATTGCGTTGCCAATCAAATGCAATATCATAAGTTCTTGCCATTCGATTAGGAGGGTCATCGAAAGTAACAACTTCACTAGAAGTTGAAACAATGGAAAGAGGTAATTTTCGTTGTGAAGATAAAACCTCATTCCACTCAAAAACTCGCACTCCTTGACCCATAGCACATAGTAACCAATTGCCATCTGGGCTGAAGTCCATTTTCACAATCATTTCGTTAGGATCAAAACTGTTTACGCCTTCACCTCGTTGGACACTAGCCATCCATGCTGCCATATCAAATGCTGCGGTTTCTAGGAATTTAACTACCTTTTGAGTATTCAAATCAATAATGGCTAATTTTGATCCTCCTTCATCAGCCAATAAATAACGACCATTAGGATGAATTGCAATTTTAGAACCATGTCCAATTTTAATTATGGCAATCTGTTCTAAATTCTTAATAGAAGTCACGATAATTTCACCCTCTGAACGACTAATTAATATTTCCTCATTGGGAGTAAATTGAAGACCATTAGTAGCACGAATATGAGGAATTATTTGCAGCAATTGTTTGTTTTCTAAATCATATAGAGTTGCTTGCCAAGATCCACTAGCATGACCTACAGCTAAAAATTTTCCAGATGGGCTAACTTGCATGACATAAGGATTTTCTTCTATCGGCAAATCAATATTTACTGGTTCATTATTCCAAGGCGCAGTATATTGTTTCATTTCTAGAGGTTGATTTCCTAGTCCACTCCAACTTATGAAAAAACCACCTACATTATCGGGGGTAGAAATTGGCGTATTTGGAAAATACCCACTTTGAGGAGGACTTGGAACTGTCAATAATAAAATACCTGCTTTCTTTAATGTGGTAAAAGCGTCATCTATCTTGGCTTTTTCTCTCTGCTGTCGTGCTAATTCAATTGCGGGGTCTGGAATGTGAACAAATTCTGACCACCGTTCAATTTCTTCATTATCTTCATCCTGAAGATATTCATAAC contains:
- a CDS encoding DUF3531 family protein yields the protein MHIQFREFNPFDVWIWLKFTTVPSEREKQYIEEVFNSWFYLGKLGAFNAENLQVQETGLDISYMDYDSQGYDKSLLALMHNMGEFEYEGQWGRCWFDLGTSDAIALDILINALTQLSEEYVTLESLYIGGENEDWPVEDSESRAYSIYDN
- a CDS encoding Sll0314/Alr1548 family TPR repeat-containing protein, with the protein product MTKIFFFPPMLRFSLFTRLMQATLGVAIALNLGVNPSLAGDPFRANQPHNIGKNTEAAFKAVFFNGDYPTAERYLKQAASSESDEPLVYAMKASLAYMNGDLIGLDNYSKKTLEAGSKLLATNELRGNIYIAVGHFLEGGVILTREGTIKGAPKALSRLRQVYQYLNQAEAISSQDPELNLIKGYMDLMLSVSLPFADPDDAIERLEKNAAPEYLTNRGIAIAYRDLKQYPQALNYANRALKVAADNPELYYLKAQILREQGRQGKNQQLIQEAISNFDKALAKKSQLPKDLVRQIERERDGAVNSLKSI
- a CDS encoding ABC transporter ATP-binding protein — translated: MLYLRNLTYHPTACPTAILKSINLELPTQKLGLIIGPSGSGKSTLLEILSGLAEPTSGAVFWREQELISEQLQQLAGLVFQFPERHFCGGTILEELRLGHPELGTERVRHALSEVGLEHLSLSAAPHALSGGQQRRLALAVQLIRQPNLLLLDEPTAGLDWSMRRQLVSLLAKLKQDWTLLVVTHDAGDMLAIADYCWTLNHGELESVDPAVLEAKVKEPQAAV
- the rsmG gene encoding 16S rRNA (guanine(527)-N(7))-methyltransferase RsmG translates to MTNSLPTMAEIWQQTLNWQPTDEQQARFQQLYELILEGNRQLNLTRITEPQEFWEKHLWDSLRGIAPQQKFISSLETSASVIDIGTGAGFPGVPIAIVTPNSQITLLDSTRKKITFIDKILSELGINHAQTIVSRAEEIGQQPQHREKYDIALIRAVGNASVCAEYTLPLLKQNGLAVIYRGTWTDEETTALQDAVKQLGGEIESIEQFFTPLSNSIRHCLYLRKITITPAKFPRAVGVPTQKPL
- a CDS encoding WD40 repeat domain-containing protein, coding for MGRYYGSIHIRSTDTEQIIEIIKHLSIQEKKLKFLISPCINGWISVYASENGQDPTVARAIAQQFPGHILNLSLYHDDFFYYEYYRNHQLIDQYSSDPEYFGDIPQEESEKLRGQPEVFADLLTELPNQDITIAHIAEVLTVSSQEEWEELTQRSLEIWRQLEVGANSDDISELPYDEVFEAASKFYWFAKLFNVKNAETCYEYLQDEDNEEIERWSEFVHIPDPAIELARQQREKAKIDDAFTTLKKAGILLLTVPSPPQSGYFPNTPISTPDNVGGFFISWSGLGNQPLEMKQYTAPWNNEPVNIDLPIEENPYVMQVSPSGKFLAVGHASGSWQATLYDLENKQLLQIIPHIRATNGLQFTPNEEILISRSEGEIIVTSIKNLEQIAIIKIGHGSKIAIHPNGRYLLADEGGSKLAIIDLNTQKVVKFLETAAFDMAAWMASVQRGEGVNSFDPNEMIVKMDFSPDGNWLLCAMGQGVRVFEWNEVLSSQRKLPLSIVSTSSEVVTFDDPPNRMARTYDIAFDWQRNILLSCGLEGKVKSLDIATGESKVLLELPGRPATIQLDLSRDLTTFCTYSILDMFERRRKQEKILVQIWNYSALV